The following coding sequences are from one Venturia canescens isolate UGA chromosome 5, ASM1945775v1, whole genome shotgun sequence window:
- the LOC122411404 gene encoding sentrin-specific protease 1-like, with the protein MNNNEGNNQMTMKIAPVINLESSKRSKKNQGSQTGQTLKDKAVQTMWILNEIEVAEDRKSNREEVLHFIAKEHCFSKMRRELEIPEMLSPIEENSMCKVGGDKDDWKNWKVGEFVWEEDKENIKETKKKQELDEKKRKSDANEGGEIRNGKERKTETWKGQENDLKTLEGANWLNDVVINSYLELIGKEGNQEQQKKLRGCAMNSFFFPRLHISGHTAVKRWTKKTNIFKFEKMMIPIHLGNHWSLAVINFLTKNITYYDSLRRKDQGYLRTLLHYLDEEARIKGEDPINQNEWTLGAEREIPTQQNGFDCGVFVCLYAKYEALNKKFDFSQRDMPQMRLLIKRELMEEILLK; encoded by the coding sequence ATGAACAATAATGAAGGGAATAATCAAATGACCATGAAAATTGCTCCCGTCATTAATTTGGAGTCCAGCAAAAGGAGCAAGAAAAATCAGGGATCTCAGACGGGGCAAACATTAAAAGATAAAGCTGTGCAGACAATGTGGATTTTGAATGAGATCGAAGTAGCAGAGGACAGGAAATCGAACAGGGAGGAAGTGCTCCATTTTATTGCTAAAGAACATTGCTTTTCAAAAATGCGGAGGGAGCTGGAAATTCCTGAGATGCTATCGCCAATTGAGGAAAACAGTATGTGCAAAGTAGGAGGGGACAAAGATGATTGGAAAAACTGGAAGGTGGGGGAATTTGTATGGGAAGAGGATAAGGAAAACatcaaagaaacgaagaagaaacaaGAATTagacgaaaagaaaagaaagagtgACGCGAATGAAGGAGGGGAAATTAGaaatggaaaagaaagaaagacggAGACATGGAAGGGCCAAGAAAACGATTTGAAAACACTCGAAGGAGCAAACTGGCTCAACGACGTGGTCATCAATTCTTATCTCGAATTGATCGGTAAGGAAGGAAATCAGGAGCAACAGAAGAAATTAAGAGGGTGTGcaatgaattcatttttttttcctcgcctgCACATAAGCGGTCACACAGCTGTAAAAAGGTGGACAAAAAAAACCAATATCTTCAAGTTCGAGAAAATGATGATACCGATACATCTCGGGAATCATTGGAGTCTCGCTGTGATTAACTTTTTGACTAAAAACATCACATACTACGATAGCCTGAGAAGAAAGGATCAGGGATACCTGAGAACCCTGTTGCACTATTTGGATGAAGAGGCGAGGATAAAAGGGGAAGATCCTATTAATCAAAATGAGTGGACTTTAGGAGCAGAGAGAGAAATTCCAACCCAGCAAAATGGATTTGATTGCGGGGTTTTTGTTTGCCTATACGCCAAATATGAGGctcttaataaaaaatttgatttcagtCAGAGAGATATGCCTCAAATGCGTCTCTTGATTAAACGCGAACTCATGGAAGAGATATTGTTGAAATAA